One genomic region from Neoarius graeffei isolate fNeoGra1 chromosome 4, fNeoGra1.pri, whole genome shotgun sequence encodes:
- the ppp4r2b gene encoding serine/threonine-protein phosphatase 4 regulatory subunit 2-B isoform X2 has protein sequence MEIDTLLEALKDFEKKGKKEVSPLLDQFLCRVAQTGETMVSWSQFKSYFLFKLEKVMEDFRASAPEQRGPANPNVESVPFEEMKERILKIVNGYNGIPFTIQRLCELLTDPKRNYTGTEKFLRGVEKNVMVVSCVYPNSEKNGCSGVNRMNGVMLPGSTSIFTERKVNGPGTPRPMNRLKISPSSSLATNGLLDSTENKDANTTTGHSKPIGDLPASGLLGSPLNSCIKNKHAEEEENPEEEQQEVKRLKFSEDEEEEDTEGESEDKPVRAEGVSDVSGNAESPSSMTPERHEEQEEEQEDASSTAACEDQEPSSTQSDSAEREVPSGSAQEPSDMDQSEQRAPASSPERQEGEEESSEPDSSSSNNEPAAGPATSTDSTPSGADSPAEGSVELGELDLENTEEPMEQD, from the exons GGTGTCATGGTCGCAGTTTAAAAGCTACTTTCTGTTCAAACTGGAGAAGGTGATGGAGGACTTTCGAGCTTCGGCACCAGAGCAGAGAGGACCTGCAAACCCTAACGTGGAGTCTGTCCCGTTTGAGGAGATGAAGGAGAGAATATTGAAGATCGTCAACGGATACAACGG GATTCCATTCACTATCCAGCGCTTGTGCGAGCTTCTCACAGATCCCAAGAGGAACTACACAGGAACTGAGAAATTCCTAAGAGGGGTTGAGAAG AATGTGATGGTGGTCAGTTGTGTGTATCCCAACTCTGA GAAAAACGGATGCAGTGGCGTTAACAGAATGAATGGAGTCATGTTGCCAGGTAGCACATCCATATTCACAGAAAG GAAAGTGAACGGGCCTGGAACACCCCGGCCAATGAACAGGCTGAAAATTTCTCCATCTAGTTCACTGGCCACAAATGGTCTGCTGGACAGCACAGAAAACAAAGACGCAAACACAACAACAGGCCACAGCAAACCTATCGG TGACTTGCCTGCATCAGGTCTCCTTGGGTCTCCATTGAATAGCTGCATAAAGAACAAGCATGCAGAAGAGGAAGAAAACCCAGAGGAAGAACAGCAGGAGGTGAAGAGGCTCAAGTTcagtgaggatgaggaggaggaagacaCTGAAGGCGAATCGGAAGACAAGCCGGTTCGAGCTGAGGGGGTGTCCGATGTGTCGGGAAATGCAGAGTCCCCATCATCCATGACACCGGAGAGACATGAAGAGCAGGAGGAAGAGCAGGAGGATGCCAGTTCAACGGCGGCTTGTGAGGACCAAG AGCCGTCCAGTACGCAGTCCGACTCTGCAGAGAGGGAAGTTCCTTCTGGCTCCGCTCAGGAACCCAGTGACATGGACCAGTCGGAGCAGAGAGCTCCTGCTTCCAGCCCTGAGcggcaggagggggaggaggagtcTAGTGAGCCGGACAGTAGCAGCAGTAATAACGAGCCTGCCGCCGGCCCTGCCACTTCTACTGACTCCACCCCCAGTGGTGCAGACTCGCCCGCAGAGGGCAGCGTGGAGTTGGGGGAGCTAGACTTAGAAAACACAGAAGAGCCTATGGAGCAGGATTAA